In the genome of Geitlerinema sp. PCC 9228, one region contains:
- a CDS encoding phytase, producing the protein MNKFNTRRLASFNASLNRDTQGELIANLSTPNDEQAQAVAEIIQRTHPDILLLNEFDFDPNGEAAQLFQENYLSVSQNGAAPINYPYRYVAPSNTGIPSGFDLDNNGETVTTVGEDGYGNDAFGFGNFPGQFGMVLYAKYPIVTEEIRTFQNFLWKDMPGALLPDDPETPEPNDWYSPAELEALRLSSKSHWDIPIHMNGQTTHILASHPTPPVFDGEEDRNGRRNHDEIRFWRDYVSPGQGNYIYDDSGNFGGLEPGASFVIMGDQNADPFDGDSTDNAIRQLLNNPYINTSVTPASLGAIDATNRQGSNNLTQIGNPAYDTADFGEAEFDGPGNVRVDYVLPSQNLEMTNAGVFWPPADDPKFDLVGDFPFPSSDHRLVYADVAVAPSDVAADTISSSNRVSVGDVELLGEVSFPTGFQFQETEVGGLSGIVYDAERGLYYSLSDDRSQTNPARYYSLDIDLSDGRLDDGDVSFTKVTTLLQGNGKPFPENSLDPEGIALTPQNTLLIASEGDANNLINPFIREYRLDGRQLSEFPVPQKFLPTADSSRGIRNNLAFESLTLTPDGSYLYTATENALHQDGPAASLEDGSLSRMVAYDVATRQPSRELVYEVDAVPEEPIPADGFRTNGLVELLALDNNGTFLALERAFSAGVGNTVKLYEVNSQGALDVSGEQDLFWEEEGIPFEIDPPLRKQLLLDFAEIGVTPDNLEGLALGPKLPDGRQSLIVVSDNNFNDTQSTQLVALALDLETIPAVLPVVETQMFVDRENALFAGDSDDPGIWVNPNNPANSLVVATAKDGGLVTFDLNGKILQAIQPAPFGEIRYNNVDILGNFAIASDRENDTLAIWRIDPNSRQLIDVTSPDIPETIFGVDDGEQTAYGLTAYTDPTSGTPYVFVTQADGNFVAQLELIFQENGLVNANVVRTLELPVPTGDPADSQAEGMVVDRDRNILYVAMEKEVGLLKTNASPNDDSESSDETGVTEGEFELVQANDTGEEAITSFDQVVVFGDSLSDVGNAFIASNGTRPPSPPYFQGRFSNGELGVERIAEMLGLNASVPALAGGSNFAIGGATTGFGTSAEGTPNIGEQINAYLSQNTPDASDLIYLHAGSNNFVQSPMPVDPATVVSDIVGHITTLAEAGAETFLVPNLGDFSVAPFVRFIGRSEEIAASLDRFNALLDTSLDALEFSLDVDIVELDFASIFDDILESPVEYGFTNTSGQALNTTTGEVVPNPDEYVFWDDFHPSAAVNAIVAESVREEIAELRSQDESPLKPDIEGLSIYDTGNGSGYILASSQGDSSYAVFDREGDNPYLGSFVIGDNGPIDQANESDGLDVVNANLGTKYPSGLLVVQDGANEPQAVFQDEEELENKSTNFKFVSWESVEQALGLDGITGEFPEGEGEGEGEGFSLEESDDLSKFVEIFEPISVSNLGLPNPLKTESADAAEISDLVAGEFLGV; encoded by the coding sequence ATGAATAAATTCAATACCCGACGCCTTGCCAGTTTTAACGCTTCCCTCAACCGTGATACCCAAGGAGAGCTAATTGCCAACCTCTCCACCCCCAACGACGAACAAGCCCAAGCGGTTGCAGAAATTATTCAACGCACTCATCCCGACATCCTGCTGCTCAACGAATTTGACTTCGACCCTAACGGTGAAGCCGCCCAACTTTTTCAAGAAAACTATCTCTCCGTAAGCCAAAATGGGGCTGCCCCCATCAACTATCCCTATCGCTACGTTGCTCCTTCCAACACCGGCATTCCTTCTGGATTCGACCTGGATAACAACGGCGAAACTGTCACCACAGTTGGCGAAGACGGCTACGGCAACGATGCTTTTGGCTTTGGCAACTTTCCCGGTCAGTTTGGCATGGTCTTGTACGCCAAGTATCCCATTGTAACCGAGGAAATTCGCACCTTCCAAAACTTTCTGTGGAAAGACATGCCTGGGGCGTTGCTTCCCGACGACCCGGAAACCCCCGAACCCAACGATTGGTATTCCCCAGCCGAATTGGAGGCTTTGCGGCTATCTTCCAAAAGCCACTGGGATATTCCCATTCATATGAACGGGCAAACCACACATATTCTTGCCAGTCATCCTACACCTCCAGTATTTGATGGCGAAGAAGACCGCAACGGTCGCCGCAATCATGATGAAATCAGGTTTTGGCGCGATTACGTTAGTCCTGGTCAAGGCAATTATATTTACGACGACAGTGGCAACTTTGGTGGATTAGAACCGGGGGCATCTTTTGTTATTATGGGCGACCAAAATGCCGATCCCTTTGACGGCGATAGTACCGACAACGCCATTCGGCAGTTACTCAACAATCCCTATATCAACACCAGCGTCACACCAGCCAGTTTGGGAGCTATCGATGCTACCAACCGCCAAGGTAGCAATAATTTAACGCAAATTGGCAATCCTGCCTACGATACGGCTGATTTTGGAGAAGCGGAATTCGACGGTCCGGGCAATGTACGGGTGGATTACGTTTTGCCGTCGCAAAATCTGGAAATGACCAATGCCGGGGTCTTTTGGCCGCCAGCTGACGACCCGAAGTTTGACTTGGTTGGCGATTTTCCTTTCCCCAGTTCCGACCACCGCTTGGTTTATGCCGATGTGGCTGTTGCCCCATCTGACGTAGCCGCTGATACCATTTCTAGTTCCAACCGCGTTTCGGTTGGCGATGTGGAACTTCTCGGTGAAGTGAGTTTTCCCACTGGTTTTCAGTTTCAAGAAACGGAAGTGGGTGGTTTGTCGGGGATTGTTTACGATGCAGAACGGGGGTTGTATTACAGTTTATCCGACGATCGCTCCCAAACCAATCCCGCCCGCTACTACAGCCTCGATATCGACCTCAGCGATGGCCGTCTCGATGACGGCGATGTCAGCTTTACGAAGGTCACCACGCTTTTGCAAGGCAATGGCAAACCTTTCCCAGAAAACAGCCTCGACCCGGAAGGCATTGCCTTAACCCCGCAAAATACGCTTCTGATTGCTTCCGAGGGAGATGCCAACAATTTGATAAATCCTTTTATTCGGGAGTATCGCCTCGACGGCAGGCAGCTGAGCGAGTTTCCGGTGCCGCAGAAATTTCTCCCTACCGCAGATAGCAGCCGTGGAATTCGCAACAATTTGGCTTTTGAAAGTTTGACGCTGACCCCTGATGGCAGTTACTTGTATACGGCTACAGAAAATGCTTTGCATCAGGATGGACCGGCAGCGAGTTTGGAGGATGGCAGCCTATCGCGGATGGTGGCGTACGATGTGGCGACGCGACAACCCAGCCGCGAGTTGGTTTACGAGGTGGATGCGGTACCGGAAGAACCGATTCCTGCTGATGGTTTTCGTACCAACGGTTTGGTGGAATTGCTGGCTCTCGATAATAACGGTACGTTTTTGGCGTTGGAACGGGCATTTTCGGCGGGGGTTGGCAATACGGTGAAGCTTTACGAAGTCAACAGCCAAGGAGCTCTCGATGTCAGTGGTGAGCAGGATTTATTCTGGGAAGAAGAAGGGATTCCCTTTGAAATTGACCCGCCGCTTCGGAAGCAGCTGTTGCTGGATTTTGCCGAAATTGGCGTGACGCCGGATAATTTGGAAGGATTGGCGTTGGGTCCGAAGTTACCAGACGGTCGTCAGTCGCTGATTGTGGTTAGTGATAATAATTTTAACGATACTCAGTCCACTCAGTTGGTGGCGTTGGCGTTGGATTTGGAAACAATACCGGCGGTGTTGCCTGTGGTGGAGACACAGATGTTTGTCGATCGTGAAAATGCCTTGTTTGCAGGAGATTCCGACGATCCGGGTATTTGGGTGAATCCCAACAATCCGGCAAATAGCTTGGTGGTGGCGACGGCGAAAGATGGGGGGTTGGTGACGTTTGATTTGAATGGGAAAATTTTGCAAGCAATTCAGCCGGCTCCTTTTGGTGAGATTCGCTATAATAATGTGGATATTTTGGGAAATTTCGCGATCGCGTCCGACCGGGAAAACGACACCCTGGCCATTTGGCGAATCGACCCCAACAGTCGCCAACTCATTGATGTGACTTCACCAGATATTCCAGAAACCATTTTTGGTGTAGATGATGGGGAACAAACGGCTTATGGTTTGACGGCGTACACCGACCCCACCTCCGGAACCCCTTATGTGTTTGTTACCCAAGCAGATGGGAATTTCGTTGCTCAATTGGAGTTGATTTTCCAAGAAAATGGTTTGGTGAATGCCAATGTGGTACGAACTTTGGAACTGCCGGTTCCCACGGGAGACCCAGCTGATTCTCAAGCAGAAGGTATGGTGGTAGATCGCGATCGCAATATTTTATACGTTGCCATGGAAAAAGAAGTAGGATTGCTCAAAACCAATGCTTCTCCCAACGACGACAGCGAATCCTCCGATGAAACTGGCGTCACCGAAGGCGAATTTGAACTGGTACAAGCCAACGATACCGGTGAAGAAGCCATAACTAGCTTCGACCAAGTAGTTGTATTCGGCGACAGCCTTTCCGATGTAGGCAACGCTTTCATTGCCAGCAACGGAACCAGACCGCCTTCTCCTCCCTACTTTCAAGGTCGTTTCAGCAACGGCGAACTGGGGGTGGAACGCATTGCCGAGATGCTAGGTCTCAATGCCTCTGTTCCTGCCTTGGCTGGCGGCAGCAATTTTGCCATTGGTGGGGCAACTACCGGTTTTGGTACCTCCGCAGAAGGAACACCCAACATTGGCGAACAGATTAACGCCTACCTCAGCCAAAACACCCCCGATGCTAGTGATTTAATTTATCTTCATGCTGGTTCTAACAATTTTGTACAAAGTCCTATGCCCGTCGATCCAGCTACTGTCGTCAGCGATATTGTTGGTCACATTACTACCCTCGCCGAAGCTGGGGCGGAAACTTTCCTCGTTCCCAATTTGGGAGATTTCAGCGTTGCCCCCTTTGTACGTTTCATCGGACGCAGCGAGGAAATAGCTGCTTCCCTTGACCGTTTCAACGCTCTTTTGGATACCAGCTTGGATGCGTTGGAATTTAGCTTGGATGTCGATATTGTGGAGTTAGATTTTGCCAGTATTTTTGATGATATTTTGGAAAGTCCGGTAGAATACGGTTTTACCAATACCAGCGGTCAGGCTTTGAATACGACCACTGGGGAAGTGGTTCCCAATCCCGATGAATATGTTTTTTGGGATGATTTTCACCCGTCAGCGGCTGTTAATGCGATTGTGGCTGAGTCAGTACGGGAAGAGATTGCAGAATTGCGATCGCAAGATGAATCTCCCCTCAAACCAGATATAGAAGGATTGTCTATTTACGATACCGGCAATGGCAGCGGATATATTTTAGCTTCCAGTCAGGGAGACAGCAGCTATGCCGTATTCGACCGCGAAGGCGACAATCCATATTTGGGAAGTTTCGTTATCGGCGATAACGGACCCATCGACCAAGCCAACGAAAGCGATGGCTTGGATGTGGTGAATGCCAATTTGGGAACAAAATATCCGTCTGGTTTATTGGTTGTGCAAGATGGTGCCAACGAACCACAGGCTGTTTTTCAAGATGAAGAAGAGCTGGAAAATAAAAGTACCAACTTTAAGTTTGTCTCGTGGGAAAGCGTAGAGCAAGCGTTGGGATTGGATGGTATCACGGGTGAGTTTCCCGAAGGAGAAGGAGAAGGAGAAGGAGAAGGGTTTTCCCTTGAGGAATCTGACGATTTATCAAAATTTGTGGAAATCTTTGAACCAATATCGGTATCCAATTTGGGATTGCCAAACCCATTGAAAACAGAATCTGCCGATGCTGCAGAGATTTCCGATTTGGTTGCAGGAGAATTTTTGGGAGTGTAA
- a CDS encoding aldo/keto reductase, translated as MNTTATLNLVPYFLYGTAWKEDKTQRCVENALKAGFRGIDTANQRKHYYEAGVGKALQSTYESGLLQREDVFLQTKFTPRGGQDNRLPYDPQASLGEQVQQSCESSLEHLGTDWLDSFILHGPMTLKGLSSSDWEIWQAMESLYDRGKVRYLGVSNVSLGQLQAFFEGARVKPSFVQSRCFAIKLWDRELREYCQQQGILYQGFSLLTANAEILQKSSNFKAIAQRKDKTPAQIVFRFAWQAGMLPLTGTTDFQHMQQDLQINEFELTEAEVAQIENVAAK; from the coding sequence ATGAATACCACAGCCACATTGAATCTAGTTCCCTACTTTCTTTACGGTACGGCATGGAAAGAAGATAAAACCCAGCGTTGTGTCGAAAATGCTTTAAAAGCAGGATTTCGCGGTATCGATACCGCCAACCAGCGGAAACATTATTACGAAGCTGGTGTGGGGAAAGCCTTACAGAGTACTTACGAAAGCGGTTTGCTGCAGCGGGAAGATGTTTTTCTACAAACCAAATTTACACCACGCGGTGGACAAGACAATCGTCTGCCTTACGATCCACAAGCTTCCCTAGGGGAACAGGTACAGCAATCTTGCGAGAGTTCTTTGGAACATTTGGGAACTGATTGGCTGGATTCTTTCATTTTACACGGTCCCATGACTTTAAAAGGTCTTAGCAGTAGCGACTGGGAAATTTGGCAAGCAATGGAATCGCTGTACGACCGGGGCAAGGTGCGTTATTTAGGTGTTAGTAATGTTAGCCTGGGGCAGTTGCAAGCGTTTTTTGAGGGAGCACGTGTCAAGCCAAGTTTCGTACAAAGTCGCTGTTTTGCTATCAAGCTTTGGGATCGGGAACTTCGCGAGTATTGCCAGCAGCAGGGGATTCTTTATCAGGGATTTTCGCTGTTGACGGCAAATGCGGAAATTTTACAGAAATCTAGCAATTTTAAAGCGATCGCGCAACGCAAAGATAAAACCCCAGCGCAAATTGTGTTCCGATTTGCCTGGCAAGCCGGGATGTTACCGCTGACGGGAACCACCGATTTTCAACACATGCAGCAGGATTTGCAAATTAACGAGTTTGAGTTAACGGAAGCGGAAGTTGCTCAAATTGAGAATGTGGCTGCAAAATAG
- a CDS encoding alpha/beta hydrolase has translation MTATIKPTAEQISQTRQAIDSYIQSIDTHPHRRVGAYPYYRFHEADTPIRGTVLIFHGFSAKPDQMWRLADYLFQNGYNFYQCSLAGHPWVPPSQYWPQVDLKPEIYNPLREKVAQDPVLSTYFANLAASNGKFQRPSFQERQALVARLMELDPRLLDIAKAIRKSNDPDFDRCFTSSHMNYLENARDRLRELDAMPGPIYTVGLSVGGAVALALAADRSDRIQRVVAYAPLLRIYGKERREYVMLSGPLDISELGWDPNLRFPVGCLTAADRFGSSAILTSPAIRALKRIPTFLVLTENEDAADIETSQTFFKKIGGRGQGHCSYLYPAKDLVPHPMVDPTEVSQGMSNRFWRSLYQETFRFLDTAKVDTSNMSNLELDPNLPAVPPVEKS, from the coding sequence GTGACTGCAACCATCAAGCCAACTGCCGAACAAATTTCCCAAACGCGTCAAGCCATCGATAGCTACATTCAGAGCATCGATACGCATCCCCATCGCCGAGTTGGCGCTTATCCCTACTATCGCTTCCACGAGGCAGATACACCCATTCGCGGTACGGTTTTAATTTTCCATGGATTTAGTGCCAAACCCGACCAAATGTGGCGATTGGCGGACTATCTTTTTCAGAATGGCTATAATTTCTACCAATGTTCCCTCGCCGGCCATCCGTGGGTTCCTCCCAGCCAGTACTGGCCGCAGGTGGACCTAAAACCAGAAATTTACAATCCCTTGCGGGAAAAGGTGGCGCAAGACCCGGTTCTGAGTACTTACTTTGCGAATTTAGCGGCAAGCAACGGTAAGTTTCAGCGTCCTAGTTTCCAGGAACGTCAAGCTTTGGTTGCGCGATTGATGGAGTTGGACCCGCGTTTGCTGGATATTGCTAAAGCCATTCGCAAATCTAACGATCCGGACTTCGATCGCTGTTTTACTTCCTCACATATGAACTATTTAGAAAACGCACGCGATCGCTTGCGGGAGCTTGACGCTATGCCCGGTCCGATTTATACTGTGGGATTGTCGGTAGGTGGTGCGGTGGCACTGGCGTTGGCTGCCGATCGAAGCGATCGCATTCAACGGGTTGTGGCTTATGCACCCCTTTTGCGAATCTATGGAAAAGAGCGTCGCGAGTACGTGATGCTTTCCGGTCCGTTGGATATTTCTGAGTTGGGATGGGACCCGAATTTGCGTTTTCCCGTGGGTTGCCTGACCGCTGCCGATCGTTTTGGCAGCAGTGCGATCCTTACGTCGCCAGCCATTCGCGCTCTAAAACGAATTCCTACTTTTCTCGTTCTCACTGAAAACGAAGATGCAGCGGATATCGAAACCAGTCAGACCTTTTTCAAAAAAATTGGTGGTAGGGGACAAGGGCATTGTTCTTATTTATACCCAGCCAAAGATTTGGTTCCCCATCCTATGGTCGATCCGACCGAAGTCAGCCAGGGGATGAGCAACCGTTTTTGGCGCAGTCTCTACCAAGAAACCTTTCGCTTTTTGGATACAGCTAAGGTAGACACCAGCAATATGAGCAATTTAGAACTAGACCCCAATTTGCCAGCCGTACCGCCAGTGGAAAAATCTTAA
- the pip gene encoding prolyl aminopeptidase, with amino-acid sequence MRDFYPPIEPYNTGWLQVSDLHEIYYEESGNPDGKPVVFLHGGPGGGSIPLYRQFFDPQRWRIVIFDQRGCGKSTPHAELRENTTWDLVGDIEVLRKHLAIEQWVVFGGSWGSTLALAYSQSYRDRCLGLILRGIFMLRHKEIQWFYQQGASYIFPDAWEAFLEPIPASEQDDLMAAYYRRLTSNDAEVRREAASAWSVWEASTSKLYPDVELKEKFSNPDFAEAFARLECHYFVHHGFFDPEDQLLQNIDKIRTIPAAIVQGRYDLVTPMMTAWELHCAWPEAEFVVIPDAGHSAMEPGIREALLNATDRFARMEA; translated from the coding sequence ATGCGCGATTTTTATCCCCCCATCGAACCCTACAATACCGGCTGGCTGCAAGTTTCGGATTTGCACGAGATTTACTATGAAGAGTCAGGCAATCCTGATGGCAAACCGGTGGTTTTCTTGCATGGCGGTCCCGGCGGCGGCAGTATTCCTCTGTACCGACAGTTTTTTGACCCGCAGCGCTGGCGCATTGTGATTTTCGACCAGCGGGGTTGTGGCAAAAGTACGCCCCATGCTGAGTTGCGCGAGAATACCACTTGGGATTTGGTGGGGGATATTGAGGTATTGCGCAAGCATTTGGCAATCGAACAGTGGGTGGTGTTTGGCGGTAGTTGGGGGAGTACTCTGGCTCTGGCTTACAGTCAAAGCTATCGCGATCGCTGTTTGGGTCTGATTTTACGCGGGATTTTCATGCTCCGGCATAAGGAAATTCAGTGGTTTTACCAGCAAGGGGCCAGTTATATTTTTCCCGATGCTTGGGAAGCTTTTTTAGAACCGATTCCCGCCAGCGAACAAGATGACTTGATGGCGGCGTACTACCGGCGTTTGACCAGCAACGATGCTGAGGTTCGCCGGGAAGCTGCCAGTGCGTGGTCGGTGTGGGAGGCAAGTACGAGTAAGTTATACCCGGATGTGGAATTAAAAGAAAAGTTTAGCAACCCCGATTTTGCTGAGGCGTTTGCGCGGCTGGAGTGCCACTATTTTGTCCATCATGGCTTTTTTGACCCGGAAGACCAATTGTTGCAGAATATCGACAAAATTCGCACGATTCCGGCGGCGATTGTCCAGGGTCGCTATGATTTGGTGACGCCTATGATGACGGCTTGGGAACTCCATTGCGCCTGGCCGGAGGCTGAGTTTGTGGTGATTCCCGATGCGGGTCATTCAGCGATGGAACCGGGGATTCGTGAAGCTTTGTTGAATGCAACGGATCGGTTTGCTCGAATGGAAGCATAG
- a CDS encoding ABC transporter ATP-binding protein, with protein sequence MPVSENPQLPISISEDALLYARNLYKSFGGVKAVNNACLEVPAGSITGLIGPNGAGKTTLFNLLSNFIRADRGEICFDGESLLGLSPHLVAQRGLIRTFQVAKVLSKLSVLENMLLAAPNQTGEVFWKAWFQGRRVAREEKKLQQKAGQILASVGLAEKAHDYAGSLSGGQRKLLELARALMADPKLILLDEPAAGVNPTLVNQICQHIHRWNREGMTFLIIEHNMDVVMSLCDRVWVLAEGSNLAVGTPEEIQKNPEVLQAYLGQ encoded by the coding sequence ATGCCAGTTTCGGAAAACCCGCAACTCCCCATTTCCATATCCGAAGATGCCCTTTTGTATGCCCGCAATTTGTATAAAAGTTTTGGCGGGGTGAAAGCGGTGAATAATGCCTGTTTGGAAGTACCGGCAGGCAGCATTACGGGGTTGATTGGTCCCAACGGGGCTGGCAAAACGACATTATTTAATTTACTATCGAATTTTATTCGGGCCGATCGCGGTGAAATTTGTTTTGATGGGGAATCCCTGCTAGGATTGTCTCCCCATTTGGTGGCGCAGCGGGGATTGATTCGTACGTTCCAAGTGGCGAAGGTTTTATCCAAACTATCGGTGTTGGAAAATATGCTGCTGGCTGCGCCCAATCAAACTGGGGAAGTGTTCTGGAAAGCCTGGTTTCAAGGGCGTCGGGTGGCACGCGAGGAGAAAAAATTGCAGCAGAAGGCTGGGCAAATTTTGGCGTCGGTGGGATTGGCGGAAAAAGCCCACGATTATGCAGGTTCCCTATCGGGCGGTCAGCGCAAGCTTTTGGAGTTGGCGAGGGCGTTGATGGCCGATCCGAAGTTGATTTTGCTGGACGAACCTGCCGCTGGTGTGAATCCCACGTTGGTCAATCAAATTTGCCAGCACATTCACCGTTGGAATCGAGAAGGGATGACTTTTTTGATTATAGAACACAATATGGATGTGGTAATGTCTTTGTGCGATCGCGTTTGGGTACTGGCAGAAGGTAGCAATTTGGCTGTGGGAACCCCAGAGGAAATTCAGAAGAATCCGGAAGTTTTGCAGGCTTATCTGGGACAATAG
- a CDS encoding branched-chain amino acid ABC transporter permease has protein sequence MIGYIVSLVIFTATYALFSLGLNLQWGFTGLINFGHIAFMTLGAYTTVLLSLQDVPLFISVIAGGAMAALLGLLIGFSTLRLREDYLAIVTVGVAEVVRLIAVNEAWLTRGPMGLYGFPLPLEDYQPNLVGKLAAIAILTAIVAVALWRLWRWMGAQIQGSSRSQWQRNLPLVATYLISLMAILFAIGAIAKQLKANQILPPWGLGIFLIATLAATVWLYVWWARRMFPKLPEWHVSSALIGSVGVTAFGLWVYGCGAVALYNYSYKAGLMLLLLVVLTLTFWFLERMLASPWGRILKAIREDEEVARALGKNVFWYKLQSFMLGGAIAGIAGAFYAWQLTFINPDGFTTLITFQAWTIVILGGAGNNVGTLLGATIFWAYNTATRFILKDIIPLDDARLGAFRLMVIGLLLIILIIWRPQGILGKKEELTLGG, from the coding sequence ATGATTGGCTATATTGTTTCTCTCGTAATTTTTACAGCCACCTACGCCCTATTTAGTTTGGGATTAAACTTACAGTGGGGCTTTACTGGACTGATTAATTTTGGTCATATTGCTTTTATGACCCTAGGGGCGTATACCACGGTCTTGCTGAGCTTGCAGGATGTTCCCTTATTTATATCTGTCATTGCCGGCGGGGCGATGGCAGCGTTGTTGGGCTTGCTGATTGGCTTTTCTACTTTGCGTTTGCGGGAAGATTATTTGGCGATTGTGACCGTCGGGGTAGCAGAAGTGGTGCGTTTGATTGCTGTCAACGAAGCGTGGCTGACGCGCGGTCCCATGGGATTGTATGGCTTTCCTTTGCCCTTGGAAGACTATCAGCCCAATCTTGTAGGCAAATTAGCCGCGATCGCTATTTTAACTGCTATTGTTGCCGTGGCCCTGTGGCGGTTGTGGCGGTGGATGGGCGCGCAAATCCAGGGAAGTTCCCGTTCCCAGTGGCAGCGCAACTTACCCCTGGTCGCCACTTACCTGATTTCTCTGATGGCCATCTTATTCGCCATTGGCGCGATCGCCAAACAATTAAAAGCCAACCAAATTTTACCTCCTTGGGGATTGGGCATCTTCTTGATTGCTACCCTTGCAGCTACCGTTTGGTTGTACGTTTGGTGGGCGCGGCGTATGTTCCCCAAACTACCAGAATGGCACGTCAGTTCGGCTTTGATTGGTTCTGTGGGGGTAACGGCATTTGGTTTGTGGGTATACGGCTGCGGTGCGGTAGCCCTGTATAATTATTCCTACAAAGCTGGCTTGATGCTGTTGCTGCTGGTGGTTTTGACCCTTACCTTCTGGTTTTTGGAGAGGATGCTGGCTTCGCCCTGGGGAAGGATTCTCAAAGCCATCCGCGAAGACGAAGAAGTGGCTAGGGCCTTGGGCAAAAATGTCTTTTGGTACAAGCTACAATCTTTTATGTTGGGTGGTGCCATTGCTGGCATTGCCGGTGCTTTCTACGCCTGGCAGCTTACCTTCATCAACCCTGACGGATTTACCACGTTAATTACCTTTCAAGCCTGGACCATCGTTATTTTAGGCGGCGCTGGCAACAATGTGGGAACCCTCCTGGGGGCGACTATCTTTTGGGCGTACAACACGGCCACCCGCTTTATTCTCAAAGATATCATTCCCCTAGACGATGCCCGTTTGGGGGCATTTCGCCTCATGGTCATCGGTTTGCTGTTAATTATTTTAATTATTTGGCGTCCGCAAGGTATTTTAGGCAAAAAGGAGGAACTCACCCTTGGAGGATAA
- a CDS encoding branched-chain amino acid ABC transporter permease encodes MDLQLFSQLVVNGVAVGCIIALSAVGLTITYGVLRLVNFSHGDFLTVGAYMTLIANGLGLNIWFSIVVGAVLAIAIALICEKLIWSPLRDARASMTTLIIVAIGLALFLRNGVILIWGGGNQSYDVPVAQAVEILGVRLAYYQLLVIALTTIAIVVLHYMLQRTKIGKAMRAVSDNIDLARVSGINVERVAVWTWVIAIGMTALGGSMYGLMTAVRPNMGWFLILPMFAAIILGGIGNPYGAIAGALVTGIAQEAGTYWLPTAYKPAIALVIMIVVLLFRPQGIFRGTI; translated from the coding sequence ATGGATCTGCAATTATTCTCGCAACTGGTGGTTAACGGCGTAGCGGTAGGTTGTATTATTGCCCTATCGGCGGTGGGGCTAACAATTACCTACGGCGTGCTGCGTTTGGTGAATTTTTCCCACGGGGATTTTTTGACGGTGGGTGCCTACATGACCCTCATTGCCAATGGTTTGGGGTTGAATATTTGGTTTTCCATTGTGGTTGGGGCGGTTTTGGCGATCGCGATCGCATTAATTTGCGAAAAGCTCATTTGGTCCCCCTTGCGCGATGCCAGGGCTTCCATGACTACTTTGATTATTGTAGCCATTGGCTTGGCTTTATTTTTACGCAATGGGGTGATTTTAATTTGGGGAGGCGGCAACCAATCTTATGATGTTCCTGTTGCCCAAGCGGTGGAAATTTTAGGGGTCCGCCTGGCGTATTACCAGTTGTTGGTAATTGCTTTAACAACAATCGCGATCGTGGTGCTGCATTATATGCTACAGCGCACCAAAATTGGCAAAGCCATGCGGGCTGTCTCCGACAATATCGACTTGGCTAGGGTTAGCGGTATCAATGTGGAACGGGTTGCCGTGTGGACCTGGGTTATTGCTATTGGCATGACCGCTTTGGGAGGCAGCATGTATGGGTTAATGACCGCCGTACGTCCCAATATGGGTTGGTTTTTAATCCTGCCCATGTTTGCGGCGATTATTTTGGGCGGCATTGGCAATCCCTACGGCGCTATTGCTGGGGCGTTGGTGACGGGGATTGCCCAAGAAGCCGGTACCTACTGGCTACCAACTGCATACAAACCAGCGATCGCCCTCGTTATAATGATTGTTGTGCTTCTGTTTCGTCCTCAAGGCATTTTCCGAGGCACCATTTGA